From a region of the Burkholderia lata genome:
- the gspF gene encoding type II secretion system inner membrane protein GspF, with protein MSAFRYEAIDPTGRTLKGVLEADSARAGRSHLRTQGLTPLIVELAAQRLHGERHQRLSLGRKLSQREQAIITRQLASLLVAGLPLDESLSVLSEQAERDYVRELMASIRAEVVGGHSFANALSQHPRDFPEIYRALVAAGEHTGKLGIVLSRLADYIEQSNALKQKILLAFTYPGIVTLIAFGIVTFLLSYVVPQVANVFTSTKQQLPTLTVVMLALSDFVRHWWWASLAAAAVLVYAIRKVLSRDAPRLRFDTWLLTTPLAGKLVRGYNTVRFASTLGILTAAGVPILRALQAAGETLSNRAMRANVDDAIVRVREGSALSRALAHTKTFPPVLVHLIRSGEATGDVTTMLDRASEGESRELERRTMFLTSLLEPLLILAMGGVVLVIVLAVMMPIIELNNMVQ; from the coding sequence ATGTCGGCATTCCGCTACGAAGCGATCGATCCCACCGGCCGCACGCTGAAAGGCGTGCTCGAAGCCGACAGCGCACGCGCAGGCCGCAGCCATCTGCGCACGCAAGGTCTCACGCCGCTGATCGTCGAGCTGGCCGCACAGCGCCTGCACGGCGAACGTCATCAACGCTTGTCGCTCGGCCGCAAGCTGTCGCAGCGCGAGCAGGCGATCATCACGCGCCAGCTCGCGAGCCTGCTGGTCGCGGGGCTGCCGCTCGACGAATCGCTGTCGGTGTTGAGCGAACAGGCCGAGCGCGATTACGTGCGCGAGCTGATGGCGTCGATCCGCGCGGAAGTCGTCGGCGGCCATTCGTTCGCGAACGCACTGAGCCAGCATCCGCGCGATTTCCCGGAGATCTATCGCGCGCTCGTCGCGGCCGGCGAGCACACCGGCAAGCTCGGCATCGTGCTGTCGCGCCTCGCCGACTACATCGAACAAAGCAACGCACTGAAGCAAAAGATCCTGCTGGCGTTTACGTATCCGGGCATCGTCACGCTGATCGCGTTCGGCATCGTCACGTTCCTGCTGAGCTACGTGGTGCCGCAGGTTGCGAACGTGTTTACCAGCACGAAGCAGCAGTTGCCGACGCTGACGGTCGTGATGCTCGCGCTGTCGGACTTCGTGCGGCATTGGTGGTGGGCGTCGCTCGCGGCGGCGGCCGTGCTCGTTTATGCGATCCGCAAGGTACTGTCGCGCGATGCGCCGCGGCTCAGGTTCGACACGTGGCTGTTGACCACGCCGCTGGCAGGCAAGCTCGTACGCGGCTACAACACGGTGCGCTTCGCGAGCACGCTCGGCATTCTCACCGCGGCCGGCGTGCCGATCCTGCGCGCGCTGCAGGCGGCCGGCGAGACGTTGTCGAATCGCGCGATGCGCGCGAACGTCGACGATGCGATCGTGCGCGTGCGCGAAGGCTCGGCACTGTCACGCGCACTGGCGCATACGAAGACGTTTCCGCCGGTACTCGTGCACCTGATTCGCTCGGGCGAGGCGACGGGCGACGTGACGACGATGCTCGATCGCGCATCCGAAGGCGAATCGCGCGAGCTGGAGCGCCGCACGATGTTCCTGACGAGCCTGCTCGAGCCTCTGCTGATCCTCGCGATGGGCGGCGTGGTGCTCGTGATCGTGCTGGCGGTGATGATGCCGATCATCGAGCTGAACAACATGGTGCAGTGA
- a CDS encoding general secretion pathway protein GspC, whose product MKPLDLLRIAPSRADLVPLAATLAAAAALITVSLWAVRVLSAADAPVAALAPPSAPIDVAAAARLFGAKPDDSRDAIQLLGVLAFDARRAAAIISVGGEASRVVSLGAAIGEAAKLAEVRARSIVVDRHGLQREIALPATEKANAYVR is encoded by the coding sequence ATGAAACCGCTCGACCTGCTTCGCATCGCGCCATCCCGCGCCGATCTCGTACCACTCGCCGCGACGCTTGCTGCCGCGGCCGCGCTCATTACCGTGTCGCTGTGGGCCGTGCGCGTGCTGAGCGCTGCCGATGCGCCGGTCGCGGCGCTTGCACCGCCATCCGCGCCGATCGACGTTGCCGCCGCCGCGCGGCTGTTCGGTGCGAAACCCGACGACAGCCGCGATGCCATCCAGCTGCTCGGCGTGCTCGCTTTCGACGCGCGCCGTGCGGCCGCGATCATCAGCGTCGGCGGCGAAGCCTCGCGCGTCGTGTCGCTCGGCGCGGCGATCGGCGAAGCCGCGAAACTGGCCGAGGTTCGCGCGCGCTCGATCGTCGTCGACCGCCACGGCCTGCAACGCGAGATCGCGCTGCCCGCCACGGAAAAGGCCAACGCATACGTGCGCTGA
- the gspG gene encoding type II secretion system major pseudopilin GspG yields MTGPNETRTRYADSVGRHTQRGFTLIEIMVVVAILGILAALIVPKIMSRPDEARRIAAKQDIGTMMQSLNLYRLDNGRYPSQEQGLTALIQKPTNDPVPNNWKDGGYLERLPKDPWGNAYQYLNPGAHGAIDVFSYGADGKPGGEGNDADIGSWQ; encoded by the coding sequence ATGACGGGGCCCAACGAAACCCGAACGCGGTACGCCGACTCTGTCGGACGGCACACGCAACGCGGCTTCACGTTGATCGAGATCATGGTGGTGGTCGCGATCCTCGGGATTCTCGCGGCGCTGATCGTGCCGAAGATCATGAGTCGTCCCGACGAGGCGCGCCGCATTGCCGCGAAGCAGGACATCGGCACGATGATGCAATCGCTGAATCTGTATCGACTCGACAACGGCCGCTATCCGTCACAGGAGCAGGGGCTCACCGCGCTGATCCAGAAGCCGACCAACGATCCGGTGCCGAACAACTGGAAAGACGGCGGTTATCTCGAGCGTTTGCCGAAGGATCCGTGGGGCAACGCGTATCAATACCTGAACCCGGGCGCGCACGGCGCGATCGATGTGTTCAGCTATGGCGCGGACGGCAAACCAGGCGGCGAGGGCAACGATGCGGACATCGGCTCGTGGCAGTAA
- a CDS encoding GspH/FimT family pseudopilin gives MRIVPVRKRRPFASRRAAGFTLLEMLVVLLIVGLLVAVVTLAPSRNRRTDLAEEAQRLANLLESAGDEAQVRSVPIAWQTVGGGYRFVQRTESGTWAPMTDDLYRARRWGTEVTGVSVRYTGGGEVPSRLVLGSEGIDVPVTITLWSGDVRMAVVGTGIGNFVVRRP, from the coding sequence ATGAGGATCGTGCCCGTCAGGAAACGGCGTCCGTTCGCGTCGCGCCGTGCAGCAGGCTTCACACTGCTGGAGATGCTCGTCGTGCTCTTGATCGTCGGGCTGCTGGTCGCGGTCGTGACGCTCGCGCCGTCGCGCAATCGCCGCACCGATCTGGCGGAAGAGGCACAGCGCCTGGCGAACCTGCTCGAATCAGCCGGCGACGAGGCGCAGGTGCGGTCGGTCCCGATCGCATGGCAGACGGTCGGGGGAGGTTATCGCTTCGTGCAGCGCACCGAAAGCGGCACGTGGGCACCGATGACCGACGATCTGTATCGCGCACGCCGCTGGGGCACCGAGGTGACGGGCGTGTCGGTGCGGTACACCGGCGGTGGTGAAGTGCCGTCGCGCCTCGTGCTCGGCAGTGAAGGCATCGACGTGCCCGTGACGATCACGCTGTGGTCCGGCGACGTGCGGATGGCCGTCGTCGGCACGGGCATCGGCAACTTCGTCGTGCGCAGGCCGTGA
- a CDS encoding secretin and TonB N-terminal domain-containing protein — translation MTRSRAPSGVLALVAWLAFVVPCMHGIHAQETGSIVRQPGSTARFELPAQPLAKALQDFARLTELIVLAPAPLLDGRTSAPVQGEFAPRDALERMLAGTGLRAEFSRPDEAIIVAQPAAEQAPATADTPADAALPIDGIGDSGDRRAFAGLLQAHLIDALCAQPGAVPGSYRLVAQVRIDNRGAVVAVNMVASSGSAARDAAVMRALRALKLDDAPPAELPQPVTILLRPAGNGVHFRCPAPQPAVRG, via the coding sequence ATGACTCGTTCACGGGCGCCGTCTGGTGTCCTGGCGCTCGTTGCGTGGCTGGCGTTCGTCGTGCCGTGCATGCACGGCATACACGCGCAGGAGACCGGTTCCATCGTCCGCCAGCCGGGCAGCACGGCGCGTTTCGAGCTGCCCGCGCAGCCGCTCGCGAAGGCCTTGCAGGATTTCGCGCGGCTCACCGAGCTGATCGTGCTGGCGCCGGCGCCGCTGCTCGACGGGCGCACGAGTGCGCCGGTCCAGGGCGAATTCGCGCCGCGCGACGCGCTCGAGCGGATGCTGGCCGGAACGGGGTTGCGTGCGGAATTCTCGCGCCCGGACGAAGCGATCATCGTCGCGCAACCGGCCGCCGAGCAGGCGCCCGCGACGGCCGACACGCCGGCGGATGCGGCCTTGCCGATCGACGGGATCGGCGATTCCGGCGATCGGCGCGCGTTCGCGGGCCTGCTGCAGGCGCATCTGATCGATGCGCTCTGCGCGCAGCCGGGAGCGGTGCCGGGCAGCTATCGACTCGTCGCGCAGGTGCGCATCGACAACAGGGGGGCGGTGGTGGCGGTCAACATGGTGGCATCGAGCGGTTCGGCCGCCCGCGACGCGGCGGTGATGCGCGCGCTGCGCGCATTGAAGCTGGACGACGCGCCGCCTGCGGAGCTGCCGCAGCCGGTCACGATCCTGCTGCGGCCGGCCGGCAACGGCGTGCATTTCCGCTGTCCGGCGCCGCAGCCGGCCGTCCGGGGCTAG
- a CDS encoding RNA polymerase sigma factor, giving the protein MSDSNRSGLRNLLATRYAYLVRRLERVTGSKDGAADALHETWLRLENANVSTQVTNADAYILGMANNVAIDQHRRERRHLHDDDVETLLEMPDELADPERIVAARRKVETLKDVLRGLPPRRRAILLAARVDGLLNREIAEHFGISLRLVESELSAAMKYCLQRMQEDGDPYTGTRGGPRKF; this is encoded by the coding sequence ATGTCCGACAGCAACCGCTCCGGGCTCCGGAATCTGCTGGCGACGCGCTATGCGTACCTCGTCAGGCGCCTCGAGCGCGTGACCGGGTCGAAGGACGGCGCCGCCGACGCGCTGCACGAAACCTGGCTGCGTCTCGAGAACGCGAACGTCTCCACGCAGGTGACGAACGCGGACGCCTATATACTCGGGATGGCGAACAATGTCGCGATCGACCAGCATCGCCGCGAACGCCGGCATCTGCACGACGACGATGTCGAGACGCTGCTCGAGATGCCCGACGAACTGGCCGATCCCGAGCGCATCGTCGCGGCGCGCCGCAAGGTCGAGACATTGAAGGACGTGCTGCGCGGCCTGCCGCCGCGGCGCCGCGCGATCCTGCTGGCCGCCCGCGTGGACGGCCTGCTGAACCGCGAGATCGCCGAGCATTTCGGCATTTCGCTGCGGCTCGTGGAAAGCGAGCTGAGTGCGGCAATGAAGTACTGCCTGCAGCGCATGCAGGAAGACGGCGATCCGTACACGGGCACGCGAGGCGGCCCGCGTAAATTTTGA
- a CDS encoding FecR family protein: protein MTKAQAEPAHDELDEASAWLLRLRSGDASQAEADAFERWCADRPQAADLLRDTWSSLRTAATELAHEERAAAAWANVAKRERTMRTGRRAFIGFAVAAGASWLAVRPPMQLWPSLGDLAADYHTGTGEQRSVALSSRVTVELNTQTRLDVLAASDVAHGVEVVAGEAEIDAAAPPADRATPIQPVTVVAGGGRMQATVARFNVRRTGSQVCVTCLSGTVALEHPRGARTLTADDQVVYDDRGVQPVSRIDPGAVSAWRRGMLVFNGVPLSDVVDEINRYRRGKVILRSASLGENRMQAQFPITRLDDVIDMVGRLYGAHITRLPGNIVLLS from the coding sequence ATGACGAAAGCCCAGGCCGAACCTGCCCACGACGAACTCGACGAAGCGAGTGCGTGGCTGCTGCGTCTGCGCTCCGGAGACGCGAGCCAGGCCGAAGCCGATGCGTTCGAGCGCTGGTGCGCCGATCGTCCGCAAGCCGCCGATCTGCTGCGCGACACCTGGAGCTCGTTGCGCACGGCGGCGACCGAACTCGCGCACGAGGAGCGCGCGGCCGCCGCCTGGGCAAACGTTGCAAAGCGCGAGCGCACGATGCGCACCGGGCGGCGCGCGTTCATCGGCTTCGCAGTCGCGGCCGGCGCGTCGTGGCTTGCCGTGCGCCCGCCGATGCAGTTGTGGCCGTCGCTCGGCGATCTCGCGGCCGATTACCACACGGGCACCGGCGAGCAGCGCAGCGTCGCGCTGTCGTCGCGCGTGACGGTGGAGCTGAACACGCAGACGCGTCTGGATGTCCTGGCCGCGAGCGATGTCGCGCACGGCGTCGAAGTCGTCGCCGGCGAGGCGGAGATCGACGCGGCCGCGCCGCCGGCCGACCGCGCGACGCCGATCCAGCCCGTCACCGTGGTTGCGGGCGGCGGCCGCATGCAGGCGACCGTCGCGCGCTTCAACGTACGGCGCACCGGCTCGCAGGTCTGCGTGACCTGCCTGTCGGGCACGGTCGCGCTCGAACATCCGCGCGGCGCGCGCACGCTGACGGCCGACGATCAGGTCGTCTACGACGATCGCGGCGTGCAGCCCGTGTCGCGGATCGATCCGGGCGCGGTCAGCGCATGGCGGCGCGGGATGCTGGTGTTCAACGGCGTGCCGCTGTCCGACGTCGTCGACGAGATCAACCGCTACCGGCGTGGCAAGGTCATCCTGCGCAGCGCGTCGCTCGGCGAAAACCGGATGCAGGCGCAGTTCCCGATCACGCGGCTCGATGACGTGATCGACATGGTCGGCCGCCTGTATGGCGCGCACATCACGCGCCTGCCCGGCAACATCGTGCTGCTGAGCTGA
- a CDS encoding FecR/PupR family sigma factor regulator: MNESQRESDPGDANTRADAIREGAVRWLLWLRTGDTTEQELDAFARWRAQSDEHARTVRELIWMWAVLETVGRQEPGGPTRTH, translated from the coding sequence ATGAACGAATCGCAACGGGAGTCGGATCCCGGCGACGCGAATACGCGCGCCGATGCGATCCGCGAGGGCGCGGTGCGCTGGTTGCTGTGGCTGCGCACCGGTGACACGACGGAACAGGAACTCGACGCTTTCGCGCGCTGGCGCGCGCAGAGCGACGAGCACGCACGCACGGTCCGCGAGCTGATCTGGATGTGGGCCGTGCTGGAGACGGTCGGCCGCCAGGAGCCCGGCGGGCCGACGCGCACGCATTGA
- a CDS encoding transposase — translation MMRTIVERFVEQSPMTIMARLVLQCALHDDWIGAAADAGDEPDGESIRETLFALAVDAIASIAAWQRMPDAGVAAAPGFGSAVTALHDCMSRWRSGWGRALAKDSVELLLPVAAARNVDGERAVDGMRLRVLDGTGEACAPQAGGCDCGRACDDPARDVAAGGVRVLPVYDPELGMIVDLLPCERGRTHERAFVGALLEAVRPGELWIVDGRFDTDALLSGWPRRGGAFVLREYGRSAACRPLGDWQEGGVFGGGRVREQSVGMAGEGGVSGAFRRIEWHSADSPGEIVTLLTDLPAERFDAPQVVALSSRRWRDALPLALEPVTGGGPFGGVPARAALLASGIAAFAYNAFSVMTRVVGGALDLDARDVDRLPSLIADGVTATYAGMMIALPPDWWQRYDQLPAATLGQIVRMLAVHVDPRSERRRRRDNRLSAKSQALLRAATLERLMHDDGDDPAANVFSLRTIAMATRDFSSNPSKALRHAGEALVMVTKYNRPIALLVSIDDWNRLLGEVRETSFTRLSFDAAVTQQGVRAVGLGELSRV, via the coding sequence ATGATGCGCACGATCGTGGAACGCTTTGTCGAGCAGAGCCCGATGACGATCATGGCGCGGCTCGTGCTGCAATGCGCGCTGCACGACGACTGGATCGGCGCCGCGGCGGACGCCGGCGACGAGCCCGACGGCGAGTCGATCCGCGAGACGTTGTTCGCCCTCGCCGTCGACGCGATCGCGTCGATTGCCGCGTGGCAACGGATGCCGGATGCCGGCGTGGCCGCCGCGCCGGGGTTTGGTTCGGCCGTGACGGCACTGCACGATTGCATGAGCCGTTGGCGTTCCGGCTGGGGGCGCGCGCTGGCAAAGGACAGCGTCGAACTGCTGCTGCCGGTCGCAGCGGCGCGCAACGTCGACGGCGAGCGTGCCGTCGACGGGATGCGGCTGCGGGTGCTGGATGGTACTGGCGAGGCCTGCGCGCCACAGGCCGGCGGATGCGACTGCGGGCGCGCGTGCGACGACCCCGCGCGCGATGTGGCGGCGGGCGGTGTGCGCGTCCTGCCGGTCTACGATCCGGAGCTCGGGATGATCGTCGACCTGCTGCCTTGCGAGCGCGGCCGGACGCATGAGCGCGCATTCGTCGGCGCGCTGCTTGAAGCGGTCCGGCCTGGCGAGCTGTGGATCGTCGATGGACGCTTTGATACCGACGCGCTCCTTTCCGGCTGGCCGCGCCGCGGCGGCGCGTTCGTGCTGCGTGAATACGGCCGCTCGGCCGCGTGCCGGCCGCTTGGCGACTGGCAGGAAGGCGGCGTGTTCGGCGGCGGACGCGTTCGCGAACAATCCGTCGGGATGGCCGGCGAAGGCGGCGTGTCGGGCGCGTTTCGGCGGATCGAATGGCACAGCGCGGATTCGCCCGGCGAAATCGTCACGCTGCTGACCGATCTGCCGGCCGAGCGGTTCGACGCACCGCAGGTCGTGGCGCTGTCGTCCCGGCGCTGGCGCGACGCGCTGCCGCTGGCGCTCGAGCCCGTCACGGGCGGCGGGCCGTTCGGCGGCGTGCCCGCACGCGCGGCGCTGCTGGCGAGCGGGATCGCCGCGTTTGCATACAACGCGTTCAGCGTGATGACGCGCGTCGTCGGCGGTGCGCTCGATCTCGATGCGCGCGACGTCGACCGATTACCGTCGCTGATCGCCGACGGGGTGACGGCGACCTACGCGGGCATGATGATCGCGCTGCCGCCGGACTGGTGGCAGCGTTACGACCAGTTGCCCGCGGCGACGCTAGGCCAGATCGTGCGGATGCTTGCCGTGCACGTCGACCCGCGCAGCGAGCGTCGTCGGCGCCGCGACAACCGGCTGTCCGCGAAGTCGCAGGCGTTGCTGCGTGCAGCGACGCTCGAGCGCCTGATGCACGACGATGGCGACGATCCGGCCGCCAATGTGTTCAGCCTGCGCACGATCGCGATGGCGACGCGCGACTTCAGCAGCAATCCGTCGAAGGCGCTGCGGCATGCGGGTGAAGCGCTCGTGATGGTGACCAAGTACAACCGGCCGATCGCGCTGCTCGTGTCGATCGACGACTGGAACCGGCTGCTCGGCGAAGTGCGCGAGACGAGCTTCACGCGGCTGTCGTTCGATGCGGCGGTGACGCAGCAGGGTGTGCGCGCGGTCGGGTTGGGCGAGTTGTCGCGGGTCTAG
- the gspK gene encoding type II secretion system minor pseudopilin GspK encodes MHRYGTGRTARARRERGIAIVTVLLVVALAATLAASVLWRQQVATRDVENQRLATQTMWIERAAVEWARATLRAQSATSNVTFVGQPWSAPVADVQLSDLLPSDALAVNAELSRAWISGSVEDAQARFNLTNLVSRAAPGKPWQSSGEGVLAYRRLLGQLSLNPALAQSTADYMLRSLRDANGPDGWPLQLVSVDDLARIPGYDARTIDAIAPFVTILPDLTVVNANTAAEPVLVAAIPTLSQSQAKRLVDRRATAYFVSTGDIAEYLLPAQGGNPTLPDGSAVGVNSGYFIVHCRVHSARINTRIDTLIARYGSGNFAWTSVIWVRRLTS; translated from the coding sequence ATGCATCGATACGGGACAGGAAGGACGGCGCGGGCTCGACGCGAACGCGGCATTGCGATCGTGACGGTACTGCTCGTCGTCGCGCTGGCGGCCACGCTTGCCGCCAGCGTGCTGTGGCGCCAGCAGGTCGCGACGCGCGACGTCGAGAACCAGCGGCTCGCGACGCAGACGATGTGGATCGAGCGCGCCGCGGTCGAGTGGGCACGCGCGACGCTGCGCGCGCAAAGCGCGACGTCGAACGTCACGTTCGTCGGCCAGCCATGGTCGGCACCGGTCGCTGACGTACAGCTCTCGGACCTGCTGCCGTCGGACGCCTTGGCGGTCAACGCCGAGCTGTCACGCGCGTGGATCTCCGGCAGCGTCGAGGACGCGCAGGCGCGCTTCAACCTGACGAACCTCGTGTCGCGCGCCGCGCCCGGCAAGCCGTGGCAGTCCAGCGGCGAAGGCGTGCTGGCGTACCGGCGCCTGCTCGGCCAGCTGTCGCTCAATCCCGCGCTCGCGCAATCGACGGCCGACTACATGCTGCGCTCGCTGCGCGACGCGAACGGTCCGGACGGCTGGCCGCTGCAGCTCGTGTCCGTCGACGATCTCGCGCGCATTCCCGGCTACGACGCGCGTACGATCGACGCGATCGCGCCCTTCGTGACGATCCTGCCCGACCTGACCGTCGTCAACGCGAACACCGCCGCCGAACCCGTGCTCGTCGCCGCGATTCCGACGCTGTCGCAGAGTCAGGCGAAGCGGCTCGTCGACCGGCGCGCGACGGCCTATTTCGTCAGTACCGGCGACATCGCCGAATACCTGCTGCCGGCGCAGGGCGGCAACCCGACGCTGCCGGACGGCTCGGCCGTCGGCGTGAACAGCGGCTATTTCATCGTGCATTGCCGCGTGCACTCGGCGCGGATCAACACGCGTATCGACACGCTGATCGCGCGCTACGGCAGCGGCAATTTCGCGTGGACGTCGGTCATCTGGGTGCGACGGCTCACGAGTTGA
- a CDS encoding TIGR03032 family protein encodes MTVEQFEETRPTGERDAPVDDASARQAEALSPVINLRDTGRFLQVLEALKCSLAVSRRPSGVAVIGVDDGVPTLSACLLPRSMGMAVSGNRLAVATMHELMVFANVSTLAPRYPARPDHYDAMFVPRMSYYTGDLDLHDMAFDKHVLLAVNTRYSCISVIDGYFNFTPIWQPPFVTETAPDDRCHLNGMAFADGKVRFVTALGMSNEPFGWRSGMASSGIVMEVPSGRVVASGLSMPHSPRVIGGRLHVLEGGRGHVLQIDPQSGARRVLAKLPGFTHGLAEYGGVLFVGLSKLRDKRGPQGLPIESESDVLVAGVAALDANTGDVLGILQFFNGVDEIFDVQVLPNVRRVEILSPHQWAETPSIVTMQGGFWQTRPREDDEPANTGARA; translated from the coding sequence ATGACAGTGGAACAGTTCGAGGAAACCAGGCCGACCGGCGAGCGCGACGCGCCAGTGGACGACGCATCGGCACGGCAAGCGGAAGCGCTGTCGCCGGTCATCAACCTGCGCGACACGGGGCGCTTCCTGCAGGTGCTCGAGGCGCTCAAGTGCTCGCTGGCCGTGAGCCGCCGCCCGTCGGGTGTCGCCGTGATCGGCGTTGACGATGGCGTTCCCACGCTGTCCGCGTGCCTGTTGCCGCGCTCGATGGGGATGGCCGTGTCGGGCAACCGGCTTGCGGTCGCGACGATGCACGAGCTGATGGTGTTCGCGAACGTGTCGACGCTCGCGCCGCGCTATCCGGCTCGCCCGGATCACTACGACGCGATGTTCGTGCCGCGCATGTCCTACTACACCGGCGATCTCGACCTGCACGATATGGCGTTCGACAAGCACGTCCTGCTGGCGGTGAACACGCGCTATTCGTGCATCAGCGTGATCGACGGCTATTTCAACTTCACGCCGATCTGGCAGCCGCCGTTCGTGACGGAGACCGCGCCGGACGATCGCTGCCACCTGAACGGCATGGCGTTTGCCGACGGCAAGGTGCGGTTCGTGACCGCGCTCGGCATGAGCAACGAGCCGTTCGGCTGGCGGAGCGGAATGGCAAGCAGCGGCATCGTGATGGAGGTGCCGTCCGGCCGGGTCGTCGCATCGGGGCTGTCGATGCCGCATTCGCCGCGCGTGATCGGCGGGCGACTGCATGTGCTCGAAGGCGGCCGCGGCCACGTGCTGCAGATCGATCCGCAGTCCGGCGCGCGGCGTGTGCTCGCGAAGCTGCCGGGCTTCACGCACGGTCTTGCGGAGTACGGCGGCGTGTTGTTCGTCGGGTTGTCGAAGTTGCGCGACAAGCGCGGCCCGCAGGGGTTGCCGATCGAAAGCGAGTCGGATGTGCTGGTCGCGGGGGTGGCCGCGCTCGACGCGAACACCGGCGACGTGCTCGGCATCCTTCAGTTCTTCAACGGCGTCGACGAGATCTTCGACGTGCAGGTGCTCCCGAACGTGCGGCGCGTAGAGATCCTGAGTCCGCATCAATGGGCCGAGACGCCATCGATCGTGACGATGCAAGGCGGCTTCTGGCAGACACGTCCGCGCGAGGACGACGAACCCGCGAATACGGGGGCACGGGCATGA
- the cysC gene encoding adenylyl-sulfate kinase, with translation MMKIERCGFSGVVSSLSVDGAHAGWGASPQRAGGVLWLTGLSGAGKTTLADAVAARLSDRCMHPVVLDGDRLRTGLNRDLGFTVQDRFENVRRIAEVAALLSESGALAIVAVISPLAAMRDEAKAIVGPAFREVYVSTALACCETRDPKGLYAKARRGALPEFTGVSAPYEPPVAADLEIDTGRASLATCVDTLMQFACAQFVRAADARAALMRHG, from the coding sequence ATGATGAAGATCGAACGTTGCGGGTTTTCCGGCGTCGTTTCGTCCTTATCGGTAGACGGGGCTCACGCAGGGTGGGGAGCTTCGCCGCAGCGGGCCGGCGGGGTGCTGTGGCTCACGGGGCTGTCGGGCGCGGGCAAGACGACGCTGGCCGATGCGGTGGCCGCGCGACTGAGCGACCGATGCATGCATCCGGTGGTGCTCGATGGCGACCGGTTGCGGACGGGGTTGAATCGGGATCTCGGTTTTACGGTGCAGGATCGTTTCGAGAACGTGCGGCGCATCGCCGAAGTCGCGGCATTGTTGAGCGAATCCGGCGCGCTAGCGATCGTCGCGGTCATTTCACCGCTCGCGGCGATGCGCGACGAAGCGAAAGCGATCGTGGGGCCGGCATTCCGTGAAGTGTATGTGAGCACGGCGCTGGCCTGCTGCGAGACGCGGGATCCGAAGGGGCTGTACGCGAAGGCGCGGCGTGGTGCACTGCCGGAATTCACGGGTGTTTCGGCGCCGTACGAACCGCCGGTGGCAGCCGACCTCGAGATCGATACAGGTCGTGCTTCGCTTGCGACGTGCGTCGACACGCTGATGCAGTTCGCCTGTGCGCAGTTTGTTCGTGCGGCCGATGCGCGGGCGGCGCTGATGCGTCACGGCTGA